In one Candidatus Tanganyikabacteria bacterium genomic region, the following are encoded:
- a CDS encoding Stp1/IreP family PP2C-type Ser/Thr phosphatase, with protein sequence MTIGSESITLNLGCLTDVGKVRDINQDCFSTNLEFGLFMVADGMGGHLAGEKAAQSAVEVVTAMVCEEAAQNGDAVGLIRRAIQEANRQIVQASLQDASMRGMGTTATVAIAQGDTLYFGHVGDSRAYLIKQGKEIEQVTEDHSVVAQLLKAGAITPQEAAHHPYRNVITRCLGMQMDVEADTLEATWQPGDSLLLCTDGLSGLVSDEEMLAMATQDEDPQDACQKMLDLAMARGGYDNITVVLIRYEK encoded by the coding sequence TGCCTGACGGATGTCGGGAAGGTTCGGGACATCAACCAGGACTGCTTCTCGACCAACCTCGAGTTCGGGCTGTTCATGGTCGCTGACGGCATGGGCGGGCACCTCGCCGGCGAGAAGGCCGCCCAGAGCGCTGTCGAGGTCGTCACGGCGATGGTCTGCGAGGAGGCCGCGCAGAATGGCGACGCGGTCGGCCTGATTCGCCGGGCCATCCAGGAGGCCAACCGGCAGATCGTGCAAGCGTCCCTGCAAGACGCCTCGATGCGCGGGATGGGCACCACCGCCACGGTCGCCATCGCCCAGGGCGACACCCTCTACTTCGGCCACGTCGGCGACTCCCGCGCCTACCTGATCAAGCAGGGAAAGGAAATCGAGCAGGTCACCGAGGACCATTCGGTCGTCGCGCAGTTGCTCAAGGCCGGCGCCATCACGCCGCAGGAGGCGGCGCATCACCCGTACCGCAACGTCATCACCCGCTGCCTCGGCATGCAGATGGACGTGGAGGCCGACACCCTGGAAGCCACCTGGCAGCCCGGCGACTCCCTGCTCCTGTGCACCGACGGCCTTTCCGGCCTCGTGTCGGACGAGGAGATGCTGGCGATGGCCACCCAGGACGAAGACCCGCAGGACGCGTGCCAGAAGATGCTCGACCTCGCTATGGCCCGCGGCGGATACGACAACATCACGGTCGTTCTCATCCGCTACGAGAAGTAG